One genomic region from Laspinema palackyanum D2c encodes:
- a CDS encoding M23 family metallopeptidase yields MNQTSLDVLQRLPDDFQYRELKGRELRTERQLQEQRDRTEAENQEFLARLESQALDKERARAAYNAAVSRGQALCAITSVTLLSFMLIPDLNRFAESRLKLYEWTTTAATTTGTTTSTASNVTQQEPAKTTNAAAQTKVVPFRPLVQHRGPHFIDNSPPGSYDPVYVFQDAPKNTATPLPSPCHAKVLVSEFQGKNGGLQTGNGYGNVVILQCLDRTIQDKPLVWLTGHLANRSVKVGDVIQKGQTFGDQGTTGRSSGVHAHHGIMAGFGPGLWRNYQITDRTITLPLMDEYRDFVASGGQ; encoded by the coding sequence ATGAACCAAACCTCACTTGATGTACTCCAACGACTACCCGACGATTTCCAATACCGGGAACTCAAAGGACGCGAACTGCGAACCGAGCGCCAACTCCAAGAACAACGCGATCGCACCGAAGCCGAAAACCAAGAATTCCTTGCTCGTCTCGAATCCCAAGCATTAGACAAAGAACGAGCGAGGGCCGCCTACAATGCAGCGGTGAGTCGGGGTCAGGCTTTGTGTGCGATCACCTCGGTGACTTTGCTCTCGTTCATGCTGATTCCAGACCTGAACCGATTTGCTGAGTCACGCCTCAAACTTTACGAATGGACTACCACCGCAGCAACGACGACTGGGACCACAACAAGCACTGCTTCCAACGTGACTCAGCAAGAACCCGCCAAGACCACAAACGCCGCTGCTCAGACCAAAGTGGTCCCGTTTCGTCCGCTTGTTCAACATCGCGGTCCTCACTTTATCGACAATTCGCCACCGGGCAGCTACGACCCAGTTTATGTTTTCCAGGACGCACCAAAAAACACCGCTACCCCACTGCCTTCTCCTTGTCATGCCAAGGTTCTCGTGAGCGAATTTCAAGGCAAAAATGGCGGACTCCAAACCGGCAACGGCTATGGCAACGTGGTGATTCTCCAGTGCCTCGACCGCACAATCCAGGACAAACCCTTGGTCTGGCTGACGGGACACTTGGCGAATCGCAGTGTCAAGGTTGGCGATGTTATCCAAAAAGGTCAAACCTTTGGCGACCAAGGCACGACCGGACGCTCCTCTGGTGTTCACGCGCACCACGGAATTATGGCGGGTTTTGGTCCAGGATTGTGGCGAAACTATCAAATCACTGACCGAACCATCACTCTTCCTTTGATGGACGAATATCGCGATTTTGTAGCCAGTGGAGGTCAATGA
- a CDS encoding WD40 repeat domain-containing protein: MPKDLIENQAGLDAKLTATLDTLRGQIRFILRQTDAAVVPNQQATKFWEKGNPLKPLGKNYHHILAQVNPKTKQRIVWGTGMFAASLIASAVTGGFTIKATQAWEKAPEKTRFERPDLNALPPFEMHPMDGLVLTMSVGQNLADYPKGTLMLALHPTITTLLEHNQLQHQEAVVSASFSPDGEHILTASGNTARVWNIRGQLIAELTGHQDSVISASFSPDGESIVTASTDNTARIWDRSGELVAELTGHQDGVVSASFSPDGESIVTASGDTARVWNRRGQPVTELSGHQHSVISASFSPDGEYILTASLDKTARVWDRRGQLVAELTGHQGWVISASFSPDGEHILTASIDKTARVWDLRGQLLTELTGHRGGVSSASFSPDGDSILTASGDNTARVWNIRGELLAELTGHQGRVYTASFSPDGESIVTASTDNTARVWNISGQLIGELTGHQDSLISASFSPDGESLVTASLDNTARVWRLTSLDR; this comes from the coding sequence GTGCCAAAAGATTTAATTGAGAATCAAGCTGGATTAGATGCAAAACTCACAGCCACTTTAGATACTCTAAGGGGTCAAATTAGATTCATCCTGCGTCAAACTGATGCGGCGGTAGTACCTAATCAACAGGCAACGAAATTTTGGGAGAAAGGTAACCCGTTAAAACCCCTGGGAAAAAATTATCATCACATATTAGCGCAGGTGAATCCGAAAACAAAACAGCGAATTGTCTGGGGGACTGGAATGTTTGCCGCCTCCTTAATCGCCTCCGCAGTCACCGGAGGATTCACTATCAAAGCCACTCAAGCCTGGGAGAAAGCCCCAGAAAAAACCAGATTTGAACGCCCAGACTTAAATGCTTTACCACCATTTGAAATGCACCCAATGGATGGATTAGTCTTAACCATGAGCGTTGGGCAAAACTTAGCGGATTATCCCAAAGGAACCCTGATGCTGGCCTTACACCCCACCATCACCACGCTCTTAGAACACAATCAACTTCAGCATCAAGAGGCGGTTGTTAGTGCCAGTTTCAGCCCGGACGGGGAACACATCCTCACGGCTTCTGGGAACACCGCCCGGGTCTGGAACATCCGGGGTCAGCTTATCGCTGAACTCACCGGCCATCAAGATAGCGTCATCAGCGCCAGTTTCAGTCCGGACGGAGAGAGCATCGTCACCGCCTCCACGGACAACACCGCCCGAATCTGGGACCGCAGTGGTGAACTTGTCGCTGAACTAACCGGCCATCAAGATGGGGTCGTTAGTGCCAGTTTCAGCCCAGACGGGGAGAGTATCGTCACGGCCTCCGGGGACACAGCCCGAGTCTGGAACCGGCGGGGTCAGCCCGTCACCGAACTCAGCGGCCACCAGCATTCAGTCATCAGCGCTAGTTTCAGCCCAGACGGAGAATATATCCTCACCGCCTCGTTGGACAAAACCGCCCGAGTCTGGGACCGGCGTGGTCAACTTGTTGCTGAACTCACCGGCCATCAGGGTTGGGTCATCAGTGCCAGTTTCAGCCCAGACGGAGAACATATCCTCACCGCTTCCATAGACAAAACCGCTCGGGTTTGGGACTTGCGTGGTCAACTGCTTACCGAACTCACTGGTCATCGGGGTGGGGTCAGCAGCGCTAGTTTCAGTCCAGATGGGGACAGCATACTCACCGCCTCCGGGGACAATACCGCCCGGGTCTGGAACATCCGTGGCGAATTGCTTGCCGAACTCACCGGCCATCAGGGTCGGGTCTACACAGCCAGTTTCAGCCCAGATGGGGAGAGCATCGTCACGGCCTCCACGGACAACACCGCCCGGGTTTGGAATATCAGTGGTCAACTTATCGGCGAATTAACGGGCCATCAAGATAGCCTCATCAGTGCGAGTTTCAGCCCGGATGGGGAAAGCCTCGTCACCGCCTCCTTGGATAACACCGCCCGGGTCTGGCGTTTAACGAGTTTGGATCGTTAG
- a CDS encoding ArsR family transcriptional regulator produces the protein MNQETVEKLKELAKSIAYFQSLHPDEQTKLWPLLNKSVQSTIELLEAISDQPRTYAELAAIIQLHPNTVSQKLNALSESFYIELGTNTAYAPPSKKGGRMRRLAKKTLN, from the coding sequence ATGAACCAAGAAACCGTTGAAAAACTGAAAGAACTGGCTAAGTCGATTGCCTACTTCCAAAGTTTGCATCCAGATGAGCAAACGAAGCTCTGGCCGTTGCTAAATAAAAGCGTGCAATCCACTATCGAATTGCTAGAGGCGATTAGTGACCAACCTCGAACCTATGCCGAACTCGCCGCCATTATTCAGCTTCATCCCAATACTGTCAGCCAAAAACTAAACGCACTGAGTGAATCTTTTTATATTGAACTGGGAACGAATACGGCTTATGCGCCTCCGAGTAAAAAAGGCGGAAGAATGCGACGTCTGGCTAAGAAAACTTTAAATTGA
- a CDS encoding tautomerase family protein: MAQLKIYGNAAFFAESRNLISDVIHSCVVDALALPQDKRFHRFLPLEKGDFIYPSDRSEKYVIIEVSMFEGRTVETKKKLIYLLFSRLSVQVGIRPVDLEITITETPKHNWGIRGVAGDELNLDYKVEQ; encoded by the coding sequence ATGGCACAGCTCAAAATTTACGGAAACGCAGCATTTTTCGCTGAATCTCGGAACTTAATTTCTGACGTAATACATTCTTGCGTTGTGGACGCGCTTGCTCTTCCTCAAGACAAACGGTTTCATCGCTTCTTACCCCTTGAGAAGGGAGATTTCATTTATCCGTCTGACCGCTCAGAGAAATATGTAATTATCGAGGTCAGTATGTTCGAGGGACGCACAGTTGAGACAAAGAAGAAGCTCATTTATTTGCTATTTTCCCGGTTGTCAGTGCAAGTCGGAATTAGACCTGTGGATTTAGAAATTACGATCACAGAGACTCCAAAACATAATTGGGGAATCCGGGGTGTGGCAGGAGATGAGTTAAACTTAGACTACAAAGTGGAACAGTAG
- a CDS encoding HD domain-containing protein, translating to MASFSQFPVVSVQYQLALSLVATMHQYQIRKDATPYLGHLLSVSALVMEMSCTEETAIAALFHDAIEDLENPTETISLIQEKFGKYVLEIVLGVTEQKELPKPERKLAYIQQVKDSPLEVVYVSFADKFHNWVNGYARQPELVDKSVIEFYQQLIPVFEQRLHNQVARFYLSMLVESFEKVTG from the coding sequence ATGGCTAGTTTTAGTCAATTCCCAGTCGTTTCAGTACAGTATCAACTGGCTCTGTCTCTGGTAGCAACGATGCACCAATATCAGATAAGGAAAGATGCCACGCCATACCTGGGACATTTGCTTTCTGTTTCTGCTTTGGTCATGGAAATGAGCTGTACTGAAGAAACAGCAATTGCGGCGCTCTTTCATGATGCTATTGAAGACCTAGAAAATCCCACAGAAACGATTAGTCTCATTCAAGAAAAATTTGGGAAGTATGTCCTAGAAATCGTCTTGGGCGTGACTGAGCAAAAAGAGTTACCCAAACCAGAACGGAAACTAGCCTATATCCAACAAGTCAAAGATAGTCCCCTTGAGGTGGTTTACGTCTCATTCGCAGACAAATTTCACAATTGGGTGAATGGTTATGCTCGTCAGCCGGAACTGGTCGATAAATCGGTGATTGAGTTCTATCAACAACTGATTCCAGTTTTTGAGCAACGTCTCCATAATCAGGTTGCTCGATTTTATCTTAGTATGTTGGTTGAATCTTTTGAGAAAGTAACTGGATAA
- a CDS encoding prepilin-type N-terminal cleavage/methylation domain-containing protein yields MQTQKGITLVELLITALIIAIIAAIAIPSWLSFLQDYRTRSARDNAYQVLLNAKSTARQTKETHEACFREHQGNIEYSVHHRRWGGTCTNADWQSLGVAQVQIDAENTTFYHRNNIYRVQFNHLGVTNGRLGRITLMSGNHRSCTYLSTLLGAQRKAKGQNCSR; encoded by the coding sequence ATGCAAACTCAGAAAGGAATTACGCTCGTTGAACTGCTCATCACCGCCTTGATTATCGCCATTATCGCAGCAATTGCCATTCCTTCTTGGCTCTCATTTTTGCAGGACTATCGCACTCGTTCAGCACGAGATAATGCCTATCAAGTCCTACTCAATGCCAAATCCACAGCGCGGCAAACTAAAGAAACCCACGAAGCCTGTTTCCGCGAACATCAAGGCAACATCGAATATTCCGTGCATCATCGTCGATGGGGTGGAACCTGCACAAATGCGGACTGGCAGAGTCTCGGTGTAGCCCAGGTCCAGATTGATGCAGAAAATACCACCTTTTATCATCGTAACAACATCTACCGTGTCCAGTTCAACCATTTAGGAGTAACAAACGGACGATTAGGACGGATTACGCTCATGTCGGGAAACCACCGCTCTTGCACCTATTTGTCCACTTTACTTGGCGCTCAACGTAAAGCCAAAGGACAAAATTGTAGTCGATAA
- a CDS encoding SLOG family protein has product MELIREKTAAFTGHRQFAATDIFPVQIALQRMIDRAKERGFDSFISGMAIGVDQWAAGMVADDPDLRLIAAIPCKEQYKKWPKSSQRYYFHLLEKADSVHYLSHRTYFPGCMNDRNKWMVDRCSLVLSVWDGRSGGTCHAVEYALDQGITVVNFDPVSASYKRLHPVRSR; this is encoded by the coding sequence ATGGAACTCATTCGAGAAAAAACCGCAGCATTCACCGGCCATCGTCAATTTGCAGCAACCGATATATTTCCCGTCCAAATTGCATTACAACGGATGATTGACCGAGCCAAAGAACGAGGGTTTGACAGTTTCATCTCGGGCATGGCAATCGGCGTGGACCAGTGGGCAGCAGGTATGGTGGCTGATGACCCGGACTTACGGTTAATTGCGGCAATTCCCTGTAAAGAACAATATAAGAAATGGCCTAAATCTAGTCAACGCTACTATTTCCACTTGCTAGAAAAAGCCGATAGTGTCCATTACCTTTCCCATCGCACTTATTTTCCAGGCTGCATGAACGACCGCAACAAATGGATGGTAGACCGATGCAGCTTGGTTCTGTCCGTGTGGGATGGACGCAGTGGCGGAACCTGTCATGCCGTGGAATATGCGCTCGACCAAGGGATTACCGTCGTGAACTTCGATCCGGTAAGTGCCTCCTACAAACGCCTCCACCCGGTCCGTAGCCGATAG
- a CDS encoding DUF4326 domain-containing protein: protein MNTHINLSVVNGTAVQFRGVNRHYIGRFNARYKLAQSALANPFHIGKDGNREMVVEKYRHWLWAQIKAGLRGESNAAFAELIMLAKRTMRGEALELACYCAPLACHGDVIVKAIHWLIQENLVEGKKQVKKEKKEQEVSKKKRVKNKGLSLEVKENLVLESAMQLNSISNIFNPAHIEQAKLNREAEYEIKHLQYIFKQLYYGLRHFWWQSISKKEIWRNAYEMGQLDVYLIAPGRRNPDGSYSQAEYDWDRINDWKDGLWATYRNQFYEEFEAEFFLSEIAKANTVKSLNHRTSMLLSTAKAYFGDQLINANSEVPELDQIKAALLEINKAQLEKRKSYQKQPQQLRSQVSDSQPVEAVEKPVQKSQPKRNQPAKSNKLEIVAIRKRQQAEAQAWLAQNPEFADNVDASLGVSAVNAEKLEKAATEPIEM, encoded by the coding sequence ATGAATACACACATCAATCTCTCGGTGGTCAACGGCACAGCAGTCCAATTCCGGGGAGTAAACCGGCACTACATTGGGCGTTTCAATGCACGTTACAAGTTGGCACAATCTGCATTGGCGAATCCGTTCCATATTGGCAAAGATGGCAATCGCGAAATGGTCGTTGAGAAGTATCGTCATTGGCTCTGGGCGCAAATTAAAGCGGGTCTGCGGGGCGAGTCCAATGCGGCTTTTGCTGAGTTGATTATGTTAGCAAAACGGACGATGCGGGGCGAAGCTCTGGAGTTGGCTTGTTATTGCGCTCCGTTGGCTTGTCATGGCGATGTGATTGTCAAGGCCATTCATTGGTTGATTCAGGAAAATCTAGTCGAAGGGAAAAAGCAAGTGAAGAAAGAGAAGAAAGAGCAAGAAGTAAGCAAAAAGAAGCGAGTAAAAAATAAAGGGCTATCGCTGGAAGTGAAAGAAAATCTAGTTTTGGAGTCAGCTATGCAACTTAATTCAATCTCGAACATCTTCAATCCAGCGCATATCGAGCAAGCGAAACTGAATCGTGAAGCTGAGTACGAAATCAAGCATTTGCAGTACATTTTCAAGCAGCTTTATTATGGATTGCGGCACTTCTGGTGGCAGTCGATTAGCAAGAAAGAGATTTGGCGGAATGCGTATGAAATGGGTCAACTCGATGTTTACTTGATAGCTCCAGGGCGGCGTAATCCAGACGGTAGCTACAGTCAAGCCGAATATGACTGGGACCGGATTAACGATTGGAAAGATGGCTTATGGGCTACTTATCGCAACCAGTTCTATGAAGAGTTCGAGGCGGAGTTCTTCTTGAGCGAGATTGCCAAGGCAAATACGGTCAAATCCCTCAATCACCGGACTTCCATGTTGTTGTCTACGGCCAAGGCTTATTTTGGCGATCAGCTCATCAATGCAAACAGCGAGGTGCCAGAGCTAGACCAAATCAAGGCCGCATTGCTAGAGATTAACAAAGCCCAGCTAGAAAAGCGCAAGTCCTATCAAAAGCAACCTCAACAATTGCGGAGCCAAGTTTCAGATAGTCAGCCAGTTGAAGCAGTCGAAAAACCTGTGCAGAAGTCGCAGCCGAAACGCAATCAACCGGCAAAATCGAACAAGCTAGAGATTGTCGCGATTCGCAAGCGCCAGCAAGCGGAGGCCCAGGCGTGGTTGGCTCAAAATCCAGAGTTTGCCGATAACGTGGATGCGAGTCTGGGAGTCAGTGCAGTCAATGCAGAAAAGCTGGAGAAAGCTGCGACAGAACCGATTGAAATGTAG
- a CDS encoding DUF4417 domain-containing protein — protein MRVYGGGALPTDNEWDIPVLDEQRCAGMMAMPVTPWGTTNVQVVRGGTWHFYIWDDKFEGLWKKPDRVPEGEPFGCVEVNFSIDPDGPAAVALYQIYRKRWLSRYWQSRGLNIVVDLNVPMRFERLNLLGVPRGWSAYATRGSWDLEKLLHQYALAQEHSGRSNPLFWVYAGGEQVRALAQANRWLYCDTYRGPLVYKGRYQADGSKG, from the coding sequence ATGAGAGTGTATGGCGGTGGTGCATTGCCCACAGACAATGAGTGGGACATTCCGGTGCTAGATGAGCAGCGGTGTGCGGGGATGATGGCGATGCCGGTAACGCCGTGGGGGACCACGAACGTGCAGGTGGTCCGGGGTGGAACCTGGCATTTTTACATTTGGGATGACAAGTTTGAGGGACTCTGGAAGAAGCCGGACAGAGTGCCCGAGGGTGAGCCGTTCGGTTGCGTGGAGGTCAATTTCAGCATTGACCCAGACGGACCGGCTGCGGTGGCGTTGTACCAGATTTATCGGAAACGCTGGCTAAGTCGGTATTGGCAAAGTCGGGGGCTTAACATTGTCGTGGACTTGAACGTGCCGATGCGATTTGAGCGGTTGAATTTGTTAGGTGTGCCCCGGGGCTGGAGTGCGTATGCGACCCGAGGCAGTTGGGACCTAGAGAAGTTGCTCCATCAGTATGCGTTGGCGCAGGAGCATTCGGGGCGGTCTAATCCGTTGTTCTGGGTGTACGCTGGGGGCGAGCAAGTCCGAGCTTTGGCCCAGGCGAATCGGTGGCTGTACTGTGACACTTACCGAGGACCGTTGGTTTACAAGGGGCGATATCAAGCAGATGGTAGCAAAGGGTAA
- a CDS encoding methyltransferase domain-containing protein, with protein sequence MSATTTKANLAQSWGIITASYWRSTAIFAPTPRRSAPIRRAPSVPIRQCLETGILTPDRTHFDYGCGYGFDVDYLQEQGIRSTGYDPYHRPQRKQSADVVTLLFVLNVIRDPIEREAVLVEAYHLAQEQLVVAISWGEPHSHWRVDGDGYRTQWNTFCKFYDAAEIQTFLCAILGLFPTPLLGATGAYLFAKDDRVDTLQPHALTRTQRRQLLKRYQDERTHLLASGWVPSEQVRWDSILAKGYRYPRLRSPLPDIPNPSTGKLNKSLHAGAVGSPRRQWIEAALARRDQMRIIAARIEYLSAIQ encoded by the coding sequence ATGAGCGCGACTACTACCAAGGCTAATCTGGCTCAGTCTTGGGGTATCATAACAGCGTCGTATTGGAGGTCTACCGCCATTTTCGCGCCTACCCCAAGACGCAGCGCCCCCATCCGCCGCGCTCCTAGTGTCCCAATCCGCCAGTGCCTGGAAACAGGCATCCTCACCCCAGACCGCACTCATTTTGACTATGGCTGCGGTTACGGCTTCGATGTGGATTACCTGCAAGAACAAGGAATCCGCTCGACTGGCTATGACCCGTACCACCGACCACAGCGCAAACAATCAGCGGATGTTGTGACGTTGTTGTTCGTGCTGAATGTGATTCGTGACCCGATAGAACGAGAGGCGGTCCTAGTGGAAGCGTACCATCTAGCGCAAGAGCAGCTAGTCGTGGCGATTAGCTGGGGTGAGCCGCATTCCCATTGGCGAGTGGATGGCGATGGTTACCGCACCCAATGGAACACCTTCTGCAAATTCTATGATGCAGCGGAAATCCAGACGTTTTTATGTGCGATTCTGGGGCTGTTTCCGACACCGTTATTGGGCGCGACCGGTGCGTATTTGTTCGCCAAAGATGACCGCGTTGATACCCTGCAACCTCACGCCCTAACTCGCACCCAACGCCGTCAACTCCTCAAGCGCTATCAAGACGAGCGGACTCACCTCCTTGCTTCTGGCTGGGTTCCGTCCGAACAAGTCCGCTGGGATAGCATCCTCGCTAAAGGCTATCGTTATCCTAGACTGCGATCGCCCTTGCCTGACATCCCCAATCCCAGCACGGGCAAGCTCAACAAAAGTTTACACGCAGGGGCAGTCGGTTCACCGCGACGGCAATGGATTGAAGCGGCTCTGGCCCGTCGTGACCAGATGCGGATTATAGCGGCACGAATCGAGTACCTGAGTGCGATACAATAA
- a CDS encoding GIY-YIG nuclease family protein produces the protein MSFVYLLHYEQAIGNPHQAHGLAQHYLGYTRNLSQRLQDHAQGKGAKLTAAFAEQGIPFECVRIWKGGTRSLERQLKRRHNHPQLCPICNPQLQHWDKPQSKKRPPARGEVVGKT, from the coding sequence ATGTCTTTTGTTTATCTGCTGCATTACGAGCAAGCGATCGGCAACCCGCATCAAGCTCACGGACTCGCCCAGCATTATCTCGGCTACACGCGCAACTTAAGCCAGCGACTACAAGACCATGCCCAGGGGAAGGGAGCCAAGTTAACCGCCGCCTTTGCCGAGCAAGGAATTCCGTTCGAGTGTGTCCGAATCTGGAAAGGTGGGACCCGCAGTCTCGAACGTCAACTCAAACGGCGTCACAACCATCCGCAACTCTGTCCAATTTGCAATCCTCAACTGCAACACTGGGACAAACCACAGTCGAAAAAACGGCCACCAGCGCGAGGTGAAGTCGTAGGAAAAACTTGA
- a CDS encoding HAD-IIIA family hydrolase has protein sequence MTGIVIFDKDNTLVEPLSGSQFVQHPRDQKILAGADKAVQSLHERGYQLAMAYNQETIEAGHKTIEDALAECRYALELFPEIELGMFCPSYQGFTCCMVWRDKAAEIRPEDDFEESFRKPDPGMLVLIHRYFGKPRLSDCWMVGDALEDEQASEAFGCNFMASDIFRDRYLPRFSELQVNGTT, from the coding sequence ATGACAGGTATCGTGATTTTTGACAAAGATAATACGTTAGTGGAGCCGTTGAGTGGCAGCCAATTCGTGCAACATCCCCGGGACCAGAAGATTCTAGCGGGGGCGGATAAAGCGGTGCAAAGTCTGCATGAACGAGGCTATCAGTTGGCGATGGCTTACAATCAAGAAACGATTGAGGCAGGCCACAAGACGATTGAGGATGCACTGGCCGAATGCCGCTATGCCCTGGAGTTGTTTCCCGAGATTGAGTTAGGGATGTTCTGCCCGTCTTACCAAGGATTCACTTGTTGCATGGTTTGGCGCGACAAAGCCGCTGAGATTCGTCCCGAGGATGATTTCGAGGAATCCTTCCGTAAACCTGACCCGGGAATGCTCGTCTTGATTCATCGCTATTTCGGGAAACCGCGACTGAGTGACTGCTGGATGGTTGGCGATGCCCTCGAAGATGAACAGGCCAGTGAGGCGTTTGGTTGCAACTTTATGGCGAGTGACATCTTTCGCGACAGATATCTGCCCAGATTCAGCGAACTGCAAGTCAATGGAACAACTTGA
- a CDS encoding 3'-5' exonuclease: MKTKKQLSELGLSPKNPVGFISTSKYNLHLYDPDNPESARPKRQVFQKRLEVLKKGQRKAQYQKWYRDGGFMEFDRLDAIKWAESIIAEGNFCILDTETTSLEGEVVEIAIIDSKGNPEIDTLIKPREAISPEAQAVHGITHEMVATAPRLDDIWEEVSRVISSHNNLIVYNSSFDLRRIKQSLKVKTGLRKLEAHCLITWYAQFCGEWSVKYDDYKLQPLNGGHRALGDCLAALDILKEMAEADKDFWCPVPEYLPKLEDENGEI; the protein is encoded by the coding sequence TTGAAAACTAAAAAGCAATTGAGTGAATTGGGATTAAGTCCCAAGAATCCAGTCGGGTTCATTTCAACTAGCAAATATAATTTGCATTTATATGACCCAGACAATCCTGAATCTGCTCGGCCAAAACGTCAGGTTTTTCAGAAGCGACTAGAGGTTTTAAAGAAAGGGCAAAGAAAGGCACAATATCAAAAATGGTATCGAGACGGTGGTTTCATGGAGTTCGACCGACTTGATGCTATCAAGTGGGCAGAGTCAATAATCGCTGAAGGAAATTTTTGCATTCTCGATACTGAAACAACTAGCTTAGAGGGGGAAGTTGTCGAGATTGCAATTATTGATTCTAAGGGTAATCCCGAGATTGACACGCTGATTAAACCTAGGGAAGCAATTTCCCCAGAAGCCCAAGCAGTCCACGGAATCACCCATGAAATGGTAGCTACAGCGCCTCGCCTGGATGACATTTGGGAAGAAGTTTCCCGGGTTATTAGTTCCCACAATAATTTGATAGTTTACAATTCTAGCTTTGACCTCAGAAGAATCAAACAATCGTTAAAGGTAAAAACAGGATTAAGAAAGTTAGAAGCTCATTGCTTGATAACTTGGTACGCCCAATTTTGTGGAGAATGGTCCGTCAAGTACGATGACTATAAACTACAGCCATTAAATGGCGGTCATAGGGCTTTAGGAGACTGTCTCGCAGCGTTGGATATTTTAAAGGAAATGGCCGAAGCTGATAAAGATTTCTGGTGTCCAGTGCCGGAATATCTGCCAAAATTGGAGGATGAAAATGGAGAAATTTAG
- a CDS encoding BRO-N domain-containing protein — MNNNLAVFGFEGHQVRCIGTPENPEWIAQDVCEVLEIKNVSDTLRRLDDDEKGIVLIDTLGGEQEVLAVNESGLYSLVLSSRKAVAKRFKRWLTHEVIPAIRKTGSYSIPEKPQPLPLAEKLNALEQMLSDMGINPVLLRQVKLDTVAKYNPELKDMAELGKKLLGAENPLESVGLTPTQLGAKLDPPLSARQVNAKLEDLGLQYRDRSGKKPIWQLTEAGHEYGQVYLATKDQWSGAQIHWQIQVLDLMGD; from the coding sequence ATGAATAACAATCTAGCAGTTTTTGGCTTTGAGGGCCATCAGGTGCGCTGTATCGGGACACCGGAGAACCCTGAGTGGATTGCTCAGGATGTCTGCGAGGTGTTGGAGATTAAGAATGTCAGCGATACATTACGCCGATTGGATGATGATGAGAAGGGTATAGTTTTAATCGATACCCTTGGTGGAGAACAAGAAGTGCTTGCGGTGAACGAGTCCGGACTCTACTCGCTGGTACTTTCCTCCCGCAAAGCCGTCGCCAAACGGTTCAAGCGCTGGCTCACCCACGAAGTCATCCCGGCTATCCGCAAAACAGGTTCCTATTCCATTCCCGAAAAACCGCAACCCCTGCCACTGGCGGAAAAACTGAATGCGCTGGAACAGATGCTCTCAGACATGGGCATCAATCCGGTGTTACTACGGCAAGTCAAGCTCGACACGGTAGCAAAGTATAATCCCGAACTCAAAGACATGGCGGAACTGGGGAAAAAGCTACTCGGCGCAGAAAACCCGCTGGAGTCGGTTGGGCTGACTCCCACGCAACTGGGAGCAAAACTCGACCCTCCCCTATCGGCTCGACAAGTCAACGCCAAGCTCGAAGACCTCGGACTCCAATATCGCGATCGCTCTGGGAAAAAACCCATTTGGCAACTCACCGAAGCTGGTCACGAATATGGTCAGGTTTATCTGGCGACCAAAGACCAATGGAGCGGCGCTCAGATTCACTGGCAAATTCAGGTTTTGGATTTGATGGGTGATTAA